The genomic stretch CTACGCAAGCAGGGAAACAGCTCTCCGCCATCAGCCCATGACCACTCTTGCCATGCTGGCATGTCGCTGAATTTGAGTTCTTCCAAGCATGGAAAACACTTGCCTTGATCTCTACAACCAAAGAACTCGTGGCCTACCTTCGTCACTGCTGACATTCCCTCGATGCGAAGAATCTTAAGACACGGCAGTTGTCCAAGACTCGGGAGTTCCTCCAATGCCACCATGTTCTCCAGCACTAGCTCTTCCAGATTAGGCAAGAACTTGCTCTCTGTACTTAATCCATGACTTATTTGTTTCACTGCAGGCATTCCCTTCACGTAAAGGTTCTTGAGATTCGGTAGCTGTCCAATACATGAAAGATCCTCCCATGCTGTGCAGTTTTCTAGTTCAAGAGTTATCAGGTTCGATAACAATTGTGCCTGCAGCCAACTGGGTGGTCTGACACCATTGTACCCTCTGATCGTCAAACGTTTGAGAGCCTGATGTGGTTGGAGACCTTCGAGTACCTCCTCCGACATAACTAATTCATTGCCGTTCAAATTGGAGCCATCATCCGATGTCCATTGTAAGGCCAGTGCATCAAGGTACTGTTTGTTGTTCAGATTAGCCTTGCTTGCTTCTTGTTTACTCTCAACGTTCTCAAGATTGGTAATTCGAAGTTCTCCATGAAGCTGTGTCAGACCGTCTAATTGGGCAACCTTGTGTCTCTGATCCTTGAGTGCTATGAATGAAGACAATCTCTGAAGAGAAGTCAGCTTCCCAACATCAtttatcttgaaaattatttCGTCTGCTGCATTAAGATGCATCAAGTTGATCAACTTGCTCATGCCGTGCGGGAAACTCTGTAGTGGACATTGAAACAGATCCAGTACTTGCAAATTGTAAAGACCACACAATGACTCTGGCAGCCTCCAAATCTGACAATTGTAGGATATGTCAAGGTAGCGGAGGTGTATCAAGTCACCAATTGTCTCAGGCAACTCCCGCAAGCCACAGTTCTGCAATATCAACACTCGaatgttttttaatttttcaaactgAATGAACAAAGGGCTCTCGACTCCAAAGCCAAACCAATGACTTTTGTAATTAATCATGAGGGTCCGCAATTTATCATAACAAGAGAGCTCTATTAACTTAGTTCCATCGGTTAATGTTGTTGATAGATGACGAGTCGTATTAGGGATCTCTTTCGACTCATCATCAATCCTGCAAAACTCTCCCTCTGAAATAAATTGAGCAAGATCGTGTATGAGATCATGCATCACATATGTCGATCCCCAAGGAGTTTCCTGAAAGAAAGACCTATTCACTAAGTCAAGGAAGTAGCGGCTTCCTGTATCCTCCATCGTCATATTGTTGTCTTGAGCAAcgtagccttctgccatccaaagcCGGACCAAGTGTTCTCCATCAAACCGATGATCTTTCGGGAACAGGGAACAGAAAACAAAGCACCGCTTTAGGTGTGACGGAAGACATTGATAGCTCAATTGTAGGACTGGCAGGTCACCCTGTTCGTCTTGCTGTAGTTGCCAGATTTCACTTTCTGCGATGTTGCTCCAGTGCTTCTCATTCATCTGCGCCTTCAACAACTCGCCTATTACCCTTGCCGCAAGTGGCAACCCCTTCAACCTGCCCTCGATCTTCTTTGCTATGGCTTCTAGATGTGGAAATTCACCAGCGTCTTCGGAACCAAATGCACATTTCTTGAACAATTTCCAACAGCTGGCCTCATCCAGACCTTCTAGAGGGATCGGATTGCCAACCATTTCTGCAATCTTTTTAGAGCGAGTTGTAACCAAAATCTTGCTTCCTGGGACTGCGGACCTCAATGGTGCACAAAATCTTTCCCATTTCAGACTGTCCTCGTTCCACACATCGTCGAGGACAAGCAGGAACCTTTTTGAGGTCAACTTCTCCTTAACAACCTCTTGAAGTGTATCAAGGTTGCTGAGATCACACTTTTCCTCGGTAATGAATTCTATGATGTCTTTGGTAAGCCTCTCCACGTTGAAGTTATCCGATACACAGAGCCAGACCTTAGGTTGAAAATAGTCCTGCACCCTCTCGTGGTTGTAGGCTTGCTGAGCAAGAGTAGTCTTTCCGACCCCTCCGATCCCGACAATAGTTAAGGCAGAGATGCTACCGTCGCTAGATCCGGATCCGTCGGCAGATTGCACCAACAGTCCCAGAAGGTGATTCAGCTGTTCCTCTCGTCCAAATACTTGAGTTTCTATCGGAAAGGAAGTGGTGGTTCGGGGCACTACTGACGTTATCATCTCTCTCTCATCAGCATCTAATGTAGTAATGAGATCCGCGATGCAAGTAGTGATTTTATCTAACTTCATCTGAATTTTCCTCGCTCTATTCACATCATCTCCTCGACCGAATAAGCTACTGGCAACTTTAGATACCGAAATTTTCATCTTTTTCCTCGGAGGGAgaccggaagaagaagaagattggtTACTTGCCTCATCCCTCTGAGCTCCTTGTTGCTCGATCTGTTGCTTTAGAACCCATAACTGGATCTCATCAAGCAAGTCCTCAGCGTCATAAGCAGTGTCCTTTAGTTCCATCAGCAATTCCTTCAATCGCTTTTTCGTGTCTTCATCTTCAATCCACTTGTTCTCGACTTCGCCGATGATGTGCATAGTCCTGGTAAGAGTATTCATCAGCTCGCCGAGGTCATCTCCGACTCCGAGATCGTCCAAAAACCCTCGGATCACAGAGTCTCTGATATTATCCATCAAGCTCCCAATGGAATCTCTGAGCCATCCCAAGCCTGCAACGACTCCGAGCTCCTCCAGAAGCCATCGGATCAAATAGTCGCCGATCTGATCCTTCAAGCTCCTGATGAAGGACTCCCCGAGCCATCCCAAGCCTGCTAGCATCCTCGACGACATCGCAGTGCAGGGCTGATCCTTCTTTCTCCAAGCACAAAGGTTAGAGGATTCTCAGAGTAGATGGATATTTTCAGCTGCAACGACTTCTCCTCCTCGAGAAGAAGCCTTCGAAAGGGCGGTTGGCGGCATCAATTATTGGAGGATGCACGTGCTACGCACATGAGGAGGGTGCAGCATCAATTATTGGAACCAATTTTCCACCACTTTGGTTTTCTGGGAGCGTGAGTTCGACCGGTTGTAGGACTTTCGAGGATGAGAAAGCAATTCCATCGAATTTTCTTCTGTCCACTTAAGCCTCTCACTATCAAGAATCAGATGCATGATATGGTAACAAGTTTTATCTATAAGAGTCGTTTTCCGGTCGTAGACACAATAATTAGTTTTATTTGCTGAAATTAAACTCGACTTATAGAAAATTATCTCTTTgatgtttcttatgataatttaatGTGTCTTCTTACTATTTGGCGTTCTTGCAGAgtcgaaaatataataaataccttTTTAGGATGTAATAAAATGATTTGCATGTAAATTACAACTTCAGAgggatcaatataatttttttaatataaattattagattatttctctttaaaaaaatatttttcattatctTATTCCAAGTGtatcatatttctttttttccatatactatatattcttttataaaatatgaaaataccTTTGATATTGACCTGGCCCTATAAAGAAAATGGTTAGGTAAATAGCGgttaaaacgaaaaaaaaaatcagttcaaAGTAAATcgattcttttgttttctttctcttctcttgttGATGAATCAATTTATCAATATCTCTCTTTCTCCAAACCTTGTTAAGtcaattttatctttttctttatatcttaatttttatcTTCCGCATATCTCTAGGTGCAAACCCTCTCGATGAGAAGACCCCCACAAGGAATCCTTTTGAAGTcatcttttaaaatatttattataataatttaatatgtgatattatttgttatttttGTAGAGTGAAAATAAAACAAATGATTACTAAAATAAATGATACACTCTAAATGCTTTTTAGGTTATAGAAAAATGATTTACATGCAAGTTTAAACTTCGGAGGgatgaatataatttttttaatataaattattggaTGAGTTCTCTAAAAAAAGACTATTTTACTGTATCTGTGTCTcgtgttttctttttctcatataATACTCATTCTTTTATAAAATACAAATACCTTGGCCACTAAGCCTAAAATGGCTTAGGTAAAtagttattaaattaaaaaaattaatttaaagtgAATCGATTTGATGCGATCTCTCATTCTCCATGCCCCATCGATAAGAATTATTCTTCTTAATTCTATCAAGTCAATTTTGTCTTCATTTTTATATCTTTATCTGTCTTCCTTGCATACTCTAAAGAAACTCGCTTAAAGCTCTTTTGAGAGATGTGCCCACAAAAAATTCTCTAGGTTTTCATGTTGGTTTCTACAATCTCATATTGGTCACTTTGCAATGGTTTTTGAAGCACTTTAGATAATATTTTtgtcaaaaatataaaattttctaataagtatttatgtttaatagatgtttcaaattaaaattttttaggatTTGATATATTCTCCTAAGAAGGCTTAATTTAGAATTAAATTGATTGCTTAGATGGTATAAAAAACTTTTCGGAAAGGTACATATTGAAAATCTACCTTATAATATATCTTTCTAGCCATTTATTTGTgaaaaaaaagtaaatatttttgtTAGCTTGGTTGATGTGAAAAACAGAAAATTTGTTGTTTGGttagaaatgaaaaaaaatggaGTTACAATGATTGCTTAGGATGGAAAACTTTATAGATTTCTCTCATGTACATCTGAATCTTGTCCCACGtaattgaaattatttttgacttaaaaatattttaatttcagtTTACAGTAACTAAAAAAAAGTAAGATGACATGAATTCAGCCTTTTAAAGATGGAATTCACTTAAACTATCGAATTCATAAgagttaaaaatagaaaaatattcttttttgagAAATCACCCTAGAATCACCTCATATCATTGAGAATGGGCTATGAAGTAAATTTTGACCATTTTTTTGTTCATTTAAATTAGGAATTAATAATTATTTGATTCAATTTAAGACTGATATTAGTAAATTATTGGTTTTTGGGTCAATTAGTGTTCTATTTTCCTCTTCATTTTACTTTGACAATGTTTTCCTATGAGGctagatgatttttttaaaaacaaaaataGGGTCTCAACTACACTGATTTTCCACAAGATTATATTGATTTGTCTAAAATCAAGAAAATCTTATTTAAAATTAGAGTAAatcaagcctttttttttttttttttactagctcACCCTCCAATCACCTTTAAACTTTGAGAATCAATTAAGtgaattttgatcaatttttttcttttttatttatttaaaatgtgaATTGACAATTATTTGATCCCACTTaaggttgaaattattttttccttatttttggGTCAAATAATGCTTTGTTTACTCTTTTTCCCTCAAAAACCttgatgattatttttttttatttttgggtcAAATAATTGTACTTTACATTGATATCCCagaaatcttgatgattttaaaaaaaaaaacttgagttacactgattttttcttttaCAGGGTTAACATTATTTCTGGTCCTTTATTAGAAAGCAATATAACCCTATTCAAAATAGTATAACTCAtgtatcataaaaattattttttttcatgttagAAAGCAATATAAACACGTCTTGCAAacaacatttttctgaaatcaattgTTACGTTcatgttatgttttttttttatatagtaaATGGTATAGGCAAAatatttgttatttatttttatagtaaATGGTATAGGCAAAATATTTGTTATGTGCTCAAAACAAGATATATAGAAAAACTTTGTGCAACTTAAATGCAAAGTATGGTGGAATAGAAAAGTGTGTCGAATTACTATTATACATTGCATAATTGTTTCCGAAGCTTGAGCATCGTGATGAGTCAGAGCAAAAGCTCAAGCTTGTTTTCCTGGTTATCCTCCAAGCTATTACTGATGTGAGATCTCTACGGGTAGTCCTTTAGATTGTGATCAGAATGCTGATAATGGAAGCGTACTCATCCTGTCGAGCAACTCGAGGAAACATGATTAGTTTTCCTACAATTAAAATATCTCACCTCATCTTTTTCTACTATTGATGTTGTGGTGGTTGGTGGTTGAATGGATGTAAGCCTTCTTTGCAGGTGTGATGGTGTAGACTTAAATGTGATGGTGTAGACTTAAATGTGAGCCTCAGATCTTTTCTTTTATGATCTGTTGACCAATTCTTCGTGAGTTGATAACTCAAGAATGGCCACTCGTTTTGCAATAAAGAGACATAGGCCTTCGGTTCTATAGCATCAGGTGCATTCAAATATTCTCGAAATGCCCACACCAAGCTGTCGTTCCTCTGTAAACCATGGTGCAGAATATTGTGGTCATATGAAAACATGACGTCGAcactaatattcatcatgatcaaAGCTCACGTCCAACTCAACGAGTACGATTCACTATCACCCAACAttattaaagttatttcaatATTTTGTACATTATGATTTAGTTTCAAATTTCTATAGATTGCTAAtaccataaaaaaaattatcataccaTAAAAAGCTTTCCAATCTACGTTTATTAAAAGGTACTAACAAATTAAGATAGTATCACTACATAAAATTAATACCACTATCTTTGGATTCAAGTTTAAAGTCTTAGTTACAATACTAGTTTTTTTAGACTTAATTGTCATCGACGACAACGGAAatacaaaatttatattaaaaaatgataTTAGTGTACCTTGGTGATTGAAAAAGGAGAGTGTTTTTTATTGTGAGATTATTGTTGTCAAAAGTGATTTAATGGTTGTTGTTTAGAATGAAATCAAGATGATTTACGATAAGTCAAACTCGAATGTATGCGTGTGGATTTTATGCAAAATTATTCTTACCTCTTGGATGATAAGAAATCTAGTTGAAGATATTTGACATATCTTTAAgtgtcttaattttttttttataacgtaTGTATATAGAAAAAGGAATGAGACTACTAATTGACCGACCACATATGTTATattatatagaaatatatattatttagagAGAAGAGTAGCTCTCTCAGCTAGTTATTTTTTTATGCAATGTTCTATAGAGCTCTTTTTCTAACTCTACAGTTTAACTAATAAATTGTACTTTTAGAACAAAGAAGTGGAGTATTTGGTGTCAGTTTGGATCTTGACATTTTATGATTAGTGAACAAGTTCAAATAATTGAAAGATTGGTGGGTAGATCTCATATACTTTGTGGATAAGATGCAAATCACCTAATTAAGGGTGATTTAGTGCGTGTAGCTCGTGCCAATGCATAATCTAAGGGTCAATATCTCTTTTTTTGTGTGTGCttctttctattatttttttattctaaaaaatattttctaccaAACAAACATATGCTCCATTATGACTTGTAAGTTATAATTAATATGGTAAGTACCTTATGATCatccttacttttttttttcgtcAAACCACAAGTAAGTCGCTTCATTTGTAGAGATGTctgctaaaacaaaaaaaaattaagagttgTCAGCCCCATGTGGTATGACTTTTAGAGGTGAATTTAGATGCAAAAtccatctcaagaaacaaaaaagagGTAAATGAGATTGACAAGATGCTCCTAAATCTCCATAAAATGACCATGAGATAAGTTATGTCAGCCTGCTACCTCGTCCTCTCACAATGCAGATGATAATTTCATTATGATTTTTGACATGATATATTATTGAAAAGTTCTATTGTGTCAACTGATACAGTGTTATAGTATCAACTTCATAATCAATTACATGCTTAGAGATAGTTTAAAATCATGTTGCGTGTTTTGAAATGTTCCACATTAATAAAGAATCTGATTCCTAAGAACAAAAGACAAATTCTTATGAAAACCTACTTAAGTTTTATGACAATTATTCTATAATTAGAATAATAATGGTTTCCCTAGTTAAAGCATTTATTGAACAAAAGATAGATATAGGAACTTAAAATTGATGACATACCATACCAAAACATCTAATTTTCAATAATTTCTACATCCtgtcttaaaaataaaataaatatttaaaatgatatatatgaACTTCAACATGAGTTCTATCACTTGTGCATGATACATTAATCAATCGAATgcctcaaatatatatatatatatatatatatatatatatatatatatatatatatatatatatatatatatatatatatatatatatatatatatatatatatatatataataaaataattttatttataaaaaataatttgaccatgttgtaaataaatttattttattttgtaaataaaaaatacttttattttatttataaaaaataagacgGAAAGCTATAACATCCTAGCCAGTAGAAAGCTTGCATTGGTCCAACCTCACAAAGTTGTAAATTTGCCTATAGAAATATAAGATAaacaaatataaacaaataattttcatataaaatttatcacatatttcaaTATATAATCAATCCACTCACAACACATACAAAAAAATTCAATAACTCCTTAAAaattcataacattcaaatccaaATAGCACATAAAagttcatagcattcaaatccaAATAGCACATATAAAAAGTAATCTAAATGTACAATACTATTAAAGGTACAATCCTCTTAaatagttcttcaaatgatatccAGAGCTACTCCTtttatctgaaaattaaaaaaaattatatgagcaAAGAAAACATTGTAACTCTCATACAGAcaaaatttatcataattaagtattttttaaaacataagaattttttaaacattCAATGCATGCGTTctaaaatatacataaatatcaatttttcaTACACATATAATTTACAAAACTTAAACTTTATATGTATTTTAAATGCTAAATAAAATGCTTCTCATACTTTTTCTTAAAAGCAACAAATATTTACATATATTTTCAGAATAAAAGCGTAATACAACTAAAATCATATATCAGATCATAAATCATTATAGTATAAAGAATTGTCAATAACTAGTcataaaaaacataaatatagTGAAATAAATTGTGCCTTTTACAATTAAACCCTTACTAAGTCTTGTATTTAGTTATATGTTCTTGGATAAAAATCTAGCTATTACCGAGTGGTCTCAGAGACCACTCTGTAGTAGCCAATGGTATCGATGCGGAGAAGCAATGGATGGATGGGAGGGATATGTACCTTCATGTATCTCCGATTGGTCAACAGCCAAAAATCGACCCGAGCTCTTCATCTCGGCCGAGTGCTTCTCCAGCCGCTCCGTCAGCCTCGGATGGCAGCCTTCGAAATGTAGATTCCTGAGGGACGTCGGCAGCCCCTTCTCAGGTAGCGCCTGAATCTCCGGACATCCAATAATTGTTAGAAGACAAAGGGAGGGTAAGGCATGCAACTCTGTCGGTAGCGATTGTAGATTCTTGCAATCCTTGAATTCTAGCCATCTGAGAGCTGTGAGGCTTCGAAGCAACTGCTCCTCCTCACCAGACATCGTCGCTCGAGGAAAGTTTGAGATTGTGAGAACACGGACGGATGGAAGTATCCTTCTTAAGAGCGATAGTTTGAACAGGGCTGTGTCGTCGATTCATAATTCAGTTACCGACGAACCCTCCACTTGCTTATTCCCTTCATTCAGCAACAACTCGTCTTTTGATCTCAGCTCACCACATTTCCAAAATTTCAGATATTGAAGTCGTTTCAGGTGAAGCAGCGACGTTGCTGGAAGAGACTCTATGCACCGG from Musa acuminata AAA Group cultivar baxijiao chromosome BXJ1-3, Cavendish_Baxijiao_AAA, whole genome shotgun sequence encodes the following:
- the LOC103979588 gene encoding putative disease resistance RPP13-like protein 1, coding for MSSRMLAGLGWLGESFIRSLKDQIGDYLIRWLLEELGVVAGLGWLRDSIGSLMDNIRDSVIRGFLDDLGVGDDLGELMNTLTRTMHIIGEVENKWIEDEDTKKRLKELLMELKDTAYDAEDLLDEIQLWVLKQQIEQQGAQRDEASNQSSSSSGLPPRKKMKISVSKVASSLFGRGDDVNRARKIQMKLDKITTCIADLITTLDADEREMITSVVPRTTTSFPIETQVFGREEQLNHLLGLLVQSADGSGSSDGSISALTIVGIGGVGKTTLAQQAYNHERVQDYFQPKVWLCVSDNFNVERLTKDIIEFITEEKCDLSNLDTLQEVVKEKLTSKRFLLVLDDVWNEDSLKWERFCAPLRSAVPGSKILVTTRSKKIAEMVGNPIPLEGLDEASCWKLFKKCAFGSEDAGEFPHLEAIAKKIEGRLKGLPLAARVIGELLKAQMNEKHWSNIAESEIWQLQQDEQGDLPVLQLSYQCLPSHLKRCFVFCSLFPKDHRFDGEHLVRLWMAEGYVAQDNNMTMEDTGSRYFLDLVNRSFFQETPWGSTYVMHDLIHDLAQFISEGEFCRIDDESKEIPNTTRHLSTTLTDGTKLIELSCYDKLRTLMINYKSHWFGFGVESPLFIQFEKLKNIRVLILQNCGLRELPETIGDLIHLRYLDISYNCQIWRLPESLCGLYNLQVLDLFQCPLQSFPHGMSKLINLMHLNAADEIIFKINDVGKLTSLQRLSSFIALKDQRHKVAQLDGLTQLHGELRITNLENVESKQEASKANLNNKQYLDALALQWTSDDGSNLNGNELVMSEEVLEGLQPHQALKRLTIRGYNGVRPPSWLQAQLLSNLITLELENCTAWEDLSCIGQLPNLKNLYVKGMPAVKQISHGLSTESKFLPNLEELVLENMVALEELPSLGQLPCLKILRIEGMSAVTKVGHEFFGCRDQGKCFPCLEELKFSDMPAWQEWSWADGGELFPCLRRLEIVRCPKLQRLPPLPPLKTLRLDEVGLTEATLFCFRSKE